TCCAGCCGTGTCGATCAGCGGAGACAGCCTCTGCGCCTCCTCGGCCGAGATCATCCGGCTGTCCACTCCCATCGCCTGCTGGAGCTCGGCGTTGCGGGTGAACGTCTCGACGTGGTCGTCGTTGTCCAGCAGGAAGAGGTACCCCACCTGGTGCAGGTCGATGGACTGGTCGAACTCCTGCTCGAAACGTTCGAAGGTGTCCAGACTGTACCTACCCAGAGCGATGTTGATCTCGTCGGAGAAGACGGCACGGATGCCGCCCGCGGCCCGAGCGGTCGAGCCCTCACCGAGGGTGTCCTTCTCCACGAGGACCACGCGCTCCACACCTGCACTCGCGAGGTGGTACGCGGTGCTCACGCCCATCACTCCACCGCCGATGATCACGACGTCCGCTTCCGCGGGGAGCGTGTTCTTCCGATTGTTCACGGGGTTCCTCCTGCGCCGTCCTGGGTCATCAGTCGCCGATGAGGCGAGCTTCACCGGGCTCGGCAGCCGACTCGTCCAGATCGTGCTCGACGAGGATCTCCGCCAAACGACCGCTCTCGCGCAGCTCGACAATGTCCTCGTTGAAGGCCTCCAGCATGGCTTCGTTGTCCTTGGGCAGCGGGAAGGTGGACTGCGCGCCCTCCATGGAGGCCGCAACCTCCTTGAACTTGTCCGCGACCACGACGTCGATCGACTCGTCATCCACGTTGTAGACGCCGGAACCGAAGCTGTCCACGGCGTAGTCGATCCGGCCGCTCTCGAGGTCCTGGTACATGTTCTGCGGTGAGCTGTAGATCTTCATGGAGTCACCTGTGTAAGCCTCCATGTCCGCCACCCACAGGTAGCCGTCAACCGTACCGACCTTCTCCCCCTTCAGCTCCGGTATCTCCGTGGGCGCGTCCTTGCCGATGATGGCCATCTGGTCGGTGTAAATGGGGCCTGTCAGGTTGACGACCTTGGCCCTGTCGGCGGTGCGATACCAGTTGGCGGCCGCGACATCGGCGCGGCCGGTCTGCACGGCCGGGATGACAGCGGACGCAGCGGCCGGCTGGACCACGACCTCGAGGCACTCCATCGCGGCGATCTCGTCCAAGATCGCACCGTCGACACCCTTGAGCTGCTCTCCCTCGACCTGTGTGAACGGCGGAAGGTCGTAGGCCGAGACGGTGAGTTCTCCTTCCGTCATGGTGTTGAACTCGTGGGCAGGTGTGCAGTCCCCGCCGGCACTGTCGCTGCCGCCCGTGCTGCCACATGCTGAGAGCAGTGCGGTGCTGGTGGCCAGTGCTGCGGCGAGGGCAAGTCGCTTGGACATGTTTTCTCCTTGGGTGGGGTGCTGCGGTTGGAGTCGGTTGGGATTACAGGTGTCGGGACAGACGCATTTCGACCCGTTCAGTCAGGAAGCTCATGGGGATGGTGATCGCCAGGTACATCAACCCAGCGAGGACGAGCACGCTCATGTAGCGGAACGTCGACGACCCGATGGAGTACGCAGTGGCGAGGAGCTCAGGCAGCGCGATCGTGTAGGCAAGGGCCGTGGCCTGGAAGATCAGGATGGAGAAGCCCATGAGGGAGGGGACCGCGACCCGCATCCCCTGGGGGATGACGATGAACCGGAGGATGTCGAGCCGGGCCATGTTGAGTGCTTCTGCGGCCTCAACCTCACCGGCCGGCACGGATTGCAGACCACCCCGGATGATCTCACTCGTGTAGGCGGCGCTGGTCAGGGTCAGTGCTACCGCGGCAGAGACGAAGGAGCCGAAGGAGAGACCGAGGTCGGGCAGCCCGAAGTAGACGATCTGCAGCATGACCAGTGCCGGCATGCCGCGCCCGATCTCGACGAGGACGATCGCCCCCGCCCGCGCGACCCGGCCGCCCGATCCGTTCGCGATGGCGAGCACGAGACCCAACGGGATCCCTAGACCGAGACTGATCGCCGCCAATTGCACACTGACGAGAAGTCCTTCGAGGAGGTCGGGGAAGTACGAGCTCCAGTCGGAGATGACGTTCATCGCGCCACCCTCTTCTGCAGTCGAGCGTCCAGGGTTCTGGATCCCCACGCACTGAGGACCGAGAGGACCACGTAGACCGCACCAGCGGTCAGGAAGGGGCCGATCGCATCGGCCTCGGAGCGAGATTCGACGTTGGCGAAGTAGAGCATCTCGTTCACCCCGATCGTGAAGGCGATGGAGGAATCCTTGAGCAGGCCGATGCCGTAGGTGGCCGCTGCGGGGATCGATACACGGACCACCTGCGGGCCGATAATGCGGCTCATCATGTCCGGGGACGACATGCCCAGGGCCATCGAGGCCTCATACTGCCCGCGATTGACCGCCGCCAGTCCGCCCCGGTAGATCTCTGCGAGATAGGCCGCCGAGATGACTCCCATCCCGAGAATGCCCGCGGTCAGGGGACTCAGCCGGATCCCCATCGGCGCCAACCCGAAGAAGATGATGAACAACCAGACGATCGGGGGGATACCGCGCAGGACCTCGATCAGCAACCTCGCCGGGATCCTCGTGATCGCCCACGGCGACCGGCGGAGCAGGACCAGCGGGATGCCGCCCACCGCGCCCAGGGCCAGCGCTCCGAAGGTGAGCAGAAGCGTCGTCGGCAGACCACGCAATATGGAGAGGAGGACCTCGGGCGTCATCGATCCAGCACCGCCCGGAGGAACTGGCGGGTGCGTGCGTTGTCCGGCTGGGAGAAGATCTGCTCGGGTGCGCCCTGCTCGATGATCCCACCATCTGCCATCACGACGAGGTGGTCGGAGACGTCCCGCGCGAACTGCATCTCGTGGGTGACCACGACCATCGTCATGCCCTCGTCGGCGAGCTCGCGCATGACTGCCAAGACCTCGAGGCCGAGCTCGGGATCGAGGGCACTGGTCGGCTCGTCGAAGAGGATCACCTCGGGATCGAGAGCGAGCGCACGGGCGATGGCTATCCGTTGTTGTTGACCCCCAGAGCACCGGCTGGGGTACTGGGTCGGTTTGTCGGCGAGGCCGACTCGGTCGAGCAGCTCCAGGCCACGGGCCTCCGCCTCCTTCCGGGAACGCCCCAGGACACGCTGCTGCGGGAGCACGATGTTCTGCAGGACGGACAGGTGGGGAAACAGGTTGAAGGATTGGAAGACCATCCCCAAGCTGCGCCTGAGCTGCCTGACGTCGGCACTCTTGATCTTGGTGGACGCGTCGATGGTCGTGGTCTGGACCTTGAAGCTGCCCGAGTCCGGCCTCTCGAGAAGATTCAAACAGCGCAGCAAGGTGCTCTTGCCGGCCCCGCTGGGGCCGATGACCGCGGCGACCTCTCCCTCCGCCACCTGAAGACTCACGTCGTTCAGGACGACGTGGTCCCCGTACTGCTTGCAGAGCGAGCGGACATCAATCACGGGCTGCGTCGTCATGCGCGAGACTCCTCGGGCTGTGGGCCGGGTGGGGTGGTTGGCGGGCGAAGGTTGTCGGCCATCCGTTTGGCGTCCGCGGTCGCATCCGTGACGCGGCGAGGGCGCAGCTGGTCACCGATGGCGAGCGCTTCGACCCCTGCGGCCCGGAGCTCCCCGATCAGGGACGTGTCGGGGTCCCCGCCGGCCCATCCCACGAGCACGTCGGCCCGGATCCACTGATCAGGTCCGCCGAAGACGCCTTCGAGCCGGACCCGGCCATCGTCGATGCCGACGGGTCGGACCCTTTCGATCGTCGGGATGTCCCTGTCGGCGAGGTGACGGAGCATAGGAACCAAGGTGTTGGTCCCTTCGCCCTCTCCGACGTGGATCCTGGACGTGGTCAGCACCGCGTCACACCGGCTGGCATCGAGGAAGTCCGCAATGAGGGCGCCGTCGAGGTCGCCGACCGCATCGTGCACGATGACCCGCCCGGAGGCCGCTCCCCTGGCGAAGACGGCGTCGGCGGACAACACTTCGACACTCCCGTCGGTGGGGAGATCCACGGGCACGGCGGGGGCGCCGGTGGCCACGACAACGACGTCCGGGCCGAAGGAGAGCACCCGTGCCGCATCGGCGGTGACGCCGAGGTGGATGTCCACGTCCATCCCGCGCAGCTGCTGCTGCTGCCAGCGGATCCACTTCGAGAACTCCTGCCGGCTCGGGGCCTGTCCCCACTGGGCCATTCGCCCACCAAGAACGGTCCGACGCTCGAGCAGCGCCACCCAGGCGCCCCGTCGGGCCGCCCGGCGGGCGGCCTCCAGCCCGGCCGGGCCCCCGCCGACGACCACGACGCGCATTCCGTCCAAAGGGTCGGCTTCGGTGTCATCGACGGACGTGGCCACATCGGGATTGATCATGCAAGTGAGCGGCCTGCGCAACATCAAGGAGTTCACGCAGACATTGGCACCCACACACGGTCGAACGTCCGACTCCCGGCCCGATCTGGACATTGGAAGCAGTGCGGGGTCCGCAATTTGCGCGCGGACCATCCCGACCATGTCGGCATCCCCCGAGGCGATCATGTCCTCCGCCAGGTCGAGGGTGAGGATACGACCGACCCCGGCTACCGGCACGGCATTCACGTGGTTCCGGACCGTGCGTACGACCGAGCGGAACAGTCCCGGTCGAGCCGGTGTCGGAGGCCAGTGCCGGGTGCGCGACTCCAGCCGGTTGTTGTTGCCGACCATCACGCTGAGGTAGTCGATCCGGTCCTCGATCGCCGCAGCGACCCGTCCGGCTTCATCGGGTCGCAGCCCACCGGGCACCAGGTCGTCAGCGCCCAGTCGAACTCCCAAGGCCTGCTCCGGCCCCAGTGCCTGCCGGACCGCATCCAGTACACGAAGGGGGTAGGCGAGTCGGCGCGCGAAGTCGCCTCCATATTCGTCGTCCCGGTGGTTGGTCAATGGTGAGAGGAAAGCGGCGAGCAGCAGCCCGTGGGCCATGCTGATCTCCACGCCGTCGAGCTCCCCGCGTCGACAGCGATCAGCCGCACGTGTGTATTCATCCACGATGCGGTCCAACTGGGCGGTCGTCGCGGCCACCGCCACCTGTCGGCTGACCTCGGAGAAGTCACGCGATGCGCCAAGAACTTCCACACCCTCGACCTCGGTGGGGCCGGGGTGCGCCAGCTGGGCGATCATCCGACCCCCTTCTTCGTGGACCGCCGCCGCGAGACGCTGGTAGCCGGGAACGATCGATTCATCGATGTTCCACAGGCAGATATCCGCCCACTCCGCGGATGGCGCCACGGGAGTGGCTCCGGTGACCTGCATCGCGGCGCCGGCGCGAGCCCGTTGCCGGTGATAGGCGATGTACTGATCGGTGACCTGACCGCCGGCGGCGAGACCAGGCTGGTGCGCCGGGAGATACACGCGACCGCGCAGGGTGAACGGCCCTACATCGATCGGTTCGTCGACGTGACGACGCGCCATGACACCTCCTTGAGTCAGTGCGACCGGGATCACATCGCCCGGTAGGTGTCACCCTGCACGGCCGAACAACACCTCGGAAGGGGGAGGAGCCTCAGGATCGATCGAGGCGGTGTAAGGAATCCTTAACGAGAGCTTCATTGCTGTCCCGGCACGCCGCGGTGGTGGCCCACGAGTGCCGAGATAGCCTGACGCATGCTCAATCCAGTGCACCTGCGCACGCTGCACACGGTGCTACGTACCGGTTCCTTCGCCGACGCTGCACGCGAACTCGGGTACTCGGGCTCCGCGGTCTCACAGCAGATCACCGCCCTCGAGCGCCAGATTCACATGCGCCTGTTCGAGCGCGATGGTCACGGGGTGAGAGCCACGCCGACGGCGCATTTCATCAGTGAACGTTCACTCGACGCGCTGGGACGACTCCAGTCGCTCGAGGACGACATCACCCTGCTCCGCCAGGGCAGCACCGGACGACTGCGGTTGGGCAGTTTCCCAACCGCCAGCGAACGGATACTCCCGATGGCCCTGTCGCGCTTCCGTCACGAACAGCCCGATATCGAGGTGCGTCTGGACGAGGGCGAGGAGCCGGAGCTCACCCCCATGTTGGTGGCGCGTGAGCTCGATGTCGCCATCATGTACCGCTATGGTCTCGTGCCGGGCAGGTATCCACGGGGCTTCCGTGCCCTCAAGCTGCTGGTCGAGGACCTTCTCGTCCTCGTTCCTGCGGATCATCCCTTGTTGGGCGGTTCGTCCGGCATCAGCATCGACCAGCTGGAAAGCGAAACCTGGATCGCACCTCGGCTTGGCACCCCGGGTGCGGCCATGCTGCGTCGACTCAGCGCGAATGCCGGCTTCAGCCCCGAGGTCGCTTACCGGACGAACAACTACGCGACCACCGGCGGTCTCGTACGGGCAAAGATGGGTATCGCGGTCGTCCCCGCGCTCGGGTTCGCCCCACTCGATGGAGTCGTGCCGCTTCGGCTTTCCGACCATGGTGCCCACCGCGTCGTCATGGCGGTGCGGGCCCCCGCGACGAGTGAGGGCTCGTGGCGGGGGCTGGTGGATGCATTGCGGGAGGCGAGCGCCGCCGTGACAGAGGAAGCAATAGGCGTCAGCCTCCCAGAGAGATAAGCCGGCCCAGGCCGGCCTCGCGGGCCGCAGGCAGCAACGTGGCCGCGGCAGCCGCGTCCTGCGCCCCCAGCCCGACCGTCGTGTAGAGGACCAGCTGGTCACTGCTGGAACGACCGGGAGCCTCCCCTACGCGCACGGCGCCCAAGGTTGTCACCTGCTCGTCGAGGAGTGCCCCGGAGCCGAGGGCACTGGCCACCGGCCCAGCATCGGCCCGCGCCGTCTCGATGTCGTCAACCACGATGACATCGGCTTGCTCCAGCACGTCCTGGTCGTACTCGAATCTGTCGGAGGCGAACGAGCCGACACTGATCAAGGTCGCTCCTGGGGCCAACCACGCGGCCTTCACGACTGGCGTCGCGCTGGTCGTGCAGGTCACCACGAGTTCAGCATCACGCACGCACTCCTCCGCCGATGCGGTCACCACGATGTCCAGACCCGTCTCAGACCGCAGGTCTGCGGCCACGCCTTCGGCCCGTTCGACATCCCGGCCGTGCAGCCGCACCTGATTCAGGTCGTGCGTGTGGTGCAATGCGCGCACGTGCGCCACACCCTGGGTGCCCAAGCCGATGATCGCGGCAGTGCGCGCCGAGGGCGCCAATGTCTCCGCGGCCACAGCGGAAGCAGCCGAGGTCCGGATCTCGGTCACGCTCGTACCGTCCATGAAAGCCACGGGGGCCCCGGTCTCCTCGTCAAGGACCACGATGACGGCATGAATGGCGGGGAGACCACGTGCGTTGTTTCCGGGGTGCATGCTTCCGAACTTGCTCACGGCAGGCCCACCCGGGGACAGGCGCGCGGCGTAGCAGAAGGAGACGTCGAGGCCTTGGCCGGGGACGATCAGTCGAGGCGGTAGAACCGCCTCGCGGTTGCCGAGCGCCGCGAATGCGTCTCGTTGTGACTGAACCGCCAACGGGACGGTGAGGACCTGACGCACTTCCTGCTCATCCAGGACGAGGATCGACATTCGGGCTCCTTGGTAGGTGGTGATGTTCAGGGACGAAACTGACCACGCAGCCGCATCGCCTCTCGAACGCGTCGTTGTGCCAGCACCTGCGCAGCTTCCTTGGTGTGAATGTGGTGGCGCGCGCTCTCCTCGATGACCGTGACAGCGTTGGCGCGCATCTTGGTCGAGACCATCGCCATGACAGTGTCGGGATCGACGGGGAATGCCGATCGGCGCGCATCCATCGAGTGGGCTGCAGCGACGACTCCTCCGGCGTTGGCGATGAAGTCGGGAACGACGGCGATGCCGCGCTCGTGCAAGATCTGACGGGCGGAATCGGTGGTCGGGAGGTTCGCTCCCTCGACGATGAGCCGCGGGTGGATCCGCTTGGCGAGTTCCCCGTCTATGACGTCCTCCAGCGCCGCCGGAACCAGGACGTCGGCATCCGCCTCCAGTACTGCTTCGGGGGGTTGCACCGCCCCATAGGCCGTGACGCAATGGTCCCCGTGCTCTGTCCGCAGCTCGATCAACTTCACAACATCAATGCCCTCTGGGTCCGACACCGTTCCTGTGGCGGTCGCCACTGCCACGACAACGGCCCCCAGCTCCACCAAGCGCGTGGCCGCTGCCGATCCGACCGCTCCGAAGCCTTGCACCGCGACTCTTGCTCCGACCATGGGGAGACCGATCGAAGTGGCGGCCGCGTCCGCAGCCTCGGCCACGCCGTACCCGGTGACTCCCAGTTGGTCGTAGGGCAGGCCCCCCAGCGCAGCCGGCAATCCGACTGCAGAGCCACGGTCACCCAACTCGTCCAGCAGGATCGCTGCATCTTGTTCATTCAATCCGACGTCGAGGCCGAACACGTACTCGGACGGAACTTCGTTGCGCAACGCCCGAGCAAAGGAGCGGAGGACAGCTTCCTTGTCGCCGGAGCCCGGATCTCCGACGATCCCGGCCTTGGCACCGCCGTAGAACAGGTCTACAGCCGCCCACTTCCACGTCATGGCGCGGGCCAACCGCGCCACTTCGCCGACCTGGAGGTCCACTCTCATACGGGTGCCGCCCTTGCCCATGCCCCGAGCAGTGTTGTCCACGACCAGGACGCCCTTCATCCCGGTACGACGGTCGGAGACACAGACCACCTTTTCCGGGCCCCACTCATCCATCAGACCGAACACGTCGTTCACAGCGGCTACTCCCTTGTGACCTGGACAACTGCGTCCATAGTGGGAGGCATCAGCGCCAGTGAACAGGCCGTCCAGGGCTCAGGATTGAAGGGGGGCGGTTAGCAGTTCTTATGCTCGCCTAGATCCGACGCTGCCGATCGAGGCCCGTGCCAGCACGAGCAGGAGCCCCCGCGCCACACGGCGCGGGGGCTCCCGTTGCGCGGAGGCGGAGGGATTTGAACCCTCGACGGGGGTAACCCGAACCGCATTAGCAGTGCGGCGCCATAGGCCACTAGGCGACGCCTCCAGACAACCCGGACAGACTATCTGGCAAGCCTTCGGCTCTCAAAGTCGGGTGCGGCTGCGGGGCGCTCAGCCGCAGATGTCCTGGTCGGCCGTGCGGGTCTTGACCTGGGTGGGTGCCGGCGGGGCCTGGACCGTGGCCTCGGGGAGCGGCTGGCTGCCCTCCCTGTTCGGCACTTCCCGGGCGTTCGGTGCACCGCGCCCCAGGGAGACCTGGACGGTGCCGACGGGCAGCTCCTCGTCGACCTTCAGCTTGGCGCCCTCGTAGGCGGCGGCGGCGGTCCTGGCGGCGGCCGCCTCCCCCTTCGCGTGCGTGACGGTGACCCCCTCGGTCTCGTCGGTCGGGGGGTCGTAGACCACGGCCGTGTCGAAGCCCTGCGCTGCGAGGGACCGTGCCTCCTGCGCGGCGAGGCCGGGCGACGGGGTGTCGTTGCGGACTTCCACGTGGATCTGCGACGGCGCCACGGTGAGTGTGGGCTCGGCGTCCTTCTTCCCGTCCTTCTCGTGACCGGGGAGGGCGGTGTCGTTGCGCACGGCCGTCCAGAGGGCATCAGCCGCCGGCTGGCGCCACTGGACCCGGTTGGTGTTGGCCGGGTAGGGCTCGTTCGGCACGGTGACGAAGACGAGCTCGTCCATGCCCAGGTCCTTCACGCTCGTCGCGATCGAGAGCATCCGCTTCAGGCCGAGATCCTCGTCGGCGGTCATCGACTTCGTCGCCGCGTCGAGGAAGGAGTAGAGCCGGTCCGGGCGCAGCAGCAGCGAGGTACGCGTGGCCTCCTGCGCCATCGAGGACATGAAGGCCTGCTGCCGCTCGATGCGCTGCAGGTCCGAGCCGTCCCCGAGGGATTTGCGCATCCGGACGTAGCCGAGCGCCTCGTGGCCGTCGAGCCGCTGCTTACCGGCCTCGAGGTCGATCTGGGCGTCCTCGTCGTGCACGGCCTTCGGCAGGCACACCGTCACCCCGCCGAGGCCGTCGACCATCGACTGGAAACCGTTGAAGTCGACGACGGCGACGTGGTCGACGAAGATCCCGGTCAGGCCCTCGAGCGTCTTGACCACGCACGCGGGGCCACCCCTGTTGAAGTTGTCGTTCCACCGACGCACCTCGCCGTTGACGACGGTGGAGGCCGGATCGTCGCAGTCGGTGGGGGCCCGGGTCATCGAGTCCCGCGGGATCGAGATGACATAGGCCGACTCCCTGTCGGCGGAGATGTGCAGGAGCAGGTTCGTGTCCGAGCGAGCCCCGCCCTCGGCCGTCCCGGTCCCGTACTCGTTCGTCCCGATGCCTTCGCGGGTGTCCGAGCCGATGACGAGGATGTTCAGGTCGCCGTCGATGTCCTCGGGACGCTCGTTGCTGCCCGAGGCGATGTCGACCCGGGAGATGTTACCGGTGAGGTGCATGCCGGTGGCCAGGGCGATGGTGGCGACGAGGGCGATGACGAGTCCACCCCCGATGAGGACCCGGCGACGGGTGCGGGCACGTCGCCGACGGCGCTCATGGCGTCGGACCGACCGGCTCGCCTCGTGTCTCTCGTCTCGCATCGAAGGGTCACCCTAGCGTCTCGACCGTCGCGGGACGGACGAAGGCCCCCACCAACGCGTGGTGGGGGCCTTCGTCGAAGCGGTGGAATCACCGCATCAGGTGAGCGTCGTCTCAGACGGGACGAACGCCCTCGGCCTGCGGACCCTTGGGGCCCTGGGTGATCTCGAACTCGACACGCTGCGCCTCGTCCAGGGTGCGGTAACCCGTGGTGTCGATGGCGGAGTAGTGAACGAACACGTCGGGGCCCCCGCCGTCCTGGGCGATGAAGCCAAAGCCCTTCTCAGCGTTGAACCACTTAACTGTGCCCTGTGCCATGGGGTGAATCTTCTTTCCTGTTGAACAATCCGGTCCCGCCGGTTGCGGTCCCTTCCGAGCTGCAACGCTCCCCTCGGCAGAGGAACACGCCTCCGGTAATACTCGGGACCCGACCGGGGTCGAGCCCATTCGCATCGTGCGAGAAGTTCTGTCATGCAACTACGGAAGTGACGCTACCAGCATTACCGCCCGGGTGACGCATCAGCGACCGAGGGCGTCAACGGCCTCCACGTAGCCACGGACCCCGCGCCCGACGATCACGCTCATGGCGACGTCCGAGATGTAGGAGAAGCGTCGGAACTCCTCGCGTGCGTGCACGTCCGAGATGTGGACCTCGACCACCGGAGCGACCACCGCCGCGAGGGCGTCGCGGATGGCGACGGAGGTGTGCGTCCAGCCTCCGGCGTTGACCACGAGACCGACCGCGGAGCGACGCACCTCGTGGATCGCGTCGATGAAGACACCCTCGTGGTTGGTCTGTCGGAAGTCCAGGTCCATCCCCAGCTCGTCGGCCCGGACGCGGCACATCTCCTCGACGTCGGCGAGGGTCTCGTGGCCGTAGATCTCGGGCTGGCGCTCACCGAGGAGGTTGAGGTTGGGCCCGTTGAGGACGACGACGGTGGGGCGGTTGGTCACGCAGGCAGCCTAGCGAGCAGCCGGTCGACCCCAGCGAGGAGGAACGTCAGAACGAGCGGAGGGCGTGGGATTCGAACCCACGAGAGGCTTGCGCCCCTAGCGGTTTTCAAGACCGCCGCACTAGGCCACTATGCGAGCCCTCCCGGCCGCCGGTGGACGACAGCACGGTCAACGGTATGCCACGGACGAAGGGGTGCACTCACCGGATCCGGTGAGTGCACCCCTTCGTCCGGGTCCGGAGATCAGATGAAGAGAGCGGGGTCGGCGTAGAGCCGCTCCTCGGAGCTCATCGCCGGCAGGTCCCCCAGCTGGGGGAAGCGGTACTGCGCCGGGATGCCCGTCGCGACCGCACCGGTGGGGACGTCCTTGACGATGACCGAGTTCGCGCCGACCTTGACCCGGGAGCCGACGTGCACGTCACCGAGGATCTTCGCGCCGGCACCGACCATGACCTGGTTGCCGAGCGTCGGGTGTCGCTTGACGCGCCTGCCGGAGGTGCCGCCGAGCGTGACCCCGTGAAAGAGCATGACGTCATCACCGATGACCGCGGTCTCGCCGATGACGACACCCATGCCGTGGTCGAT
Above is a window of Janibacter cremeus DNA encoding:
- the cysE gene encoding serine O-acetyltransferase, which produces MTSHLSVRETIREDLAAAMERDPAATSRWVVLLTSAGLHAIWMHRVAHRWWQHGRLRWPARLLAYASRSITGIEIHPGARIGRRFFIDHGMGVVIGETAVIGDDVMLFHGVTLGGTSGRRVKRHPTLGNQVMVGAGAKILGDVHVGSRVKVGANSVIVKDVPTGAVATGIPAQYRFPQLGDLPAMSSEERLYADPALFI